CGCAGCACGCAGATGCTGGCTGCGTCGGAAGAGGGCGCGCGGCAGTTCGCGAGGCGCTTTGTCGGGCGTGAAGTGTCCGTGCTGTGGGAGCACGTGGCCGGCGCGTCGGAGGCGGGCTTCCGCAACACAGGTCTGACGGATCATTACGTGCGGGTCGATCTGGACGCGCCGGAGGTGCTGACCAACACCATCAGTCGCGTGTGCGCGACCGAGCTGATCGAGCACGGGCTGCGCGGCGAGATCGCGCTGCATGCGTGCGTGGAGTAGGGGGTAGCCGTGGAAGACTGTATTTTTTGCCGGATCGCGGCGGGCGACATTCCGGCGCAGGTTGTCTACCAGGACGACGACGTGGTCGCGTTCCGTGACACGAATCCTCAGGCGCCCGTTCACGTGCTGGTCATTCCGCGCGAGCACGTACCCGGTCCGCTGGCGCTGGGCGATGACTACGCGGCCCTGGCCGGGAAGCTGGTCGCGGCAGCAGCGCAGGTCGCGCGCCAGGAGGATATTGCAGACACCGGCTACCGGCTCGTGATGAACGAGGGCCGCCAGGCGCAGCAGTCGGTGTTTCACGTGCACCTGCACGTGCTGGGCGGGCGGGCCATGCACTGGCCGCCCGGTTAGCGGCGGGCAAGTGGCGGCGTGGGCAGCCAACCGCTATAATGCGCTCGAATCCCAATCAAGAAGGCGGATATGCACCCTAAAGCGGCAGTACAAGAGACTCTCACAGCGGCGATGAGGTCGGGGGATACGAAACGGCGCGAAACGCTGCGCCTGCTGATGGCGGCGTTCAAGCAGGTGGAAGTCGACCAACGTAAGGACCTGACCGAAGACGACGCGCTCGCGATTCTGATGTCCGAGGCGAAGAAGCGCCGCGAATCGGTTGAAGATATGCAGCGCGCGGGCCGCACCGACCTGGCCGAGCAGGAACAGTACGAGCTGACGGTCATCGAAGAATTTCTGCCGCGCCAGATGAGCGACGACGAACTGCGCGTGCTGGCGCAGGCAGCGATTGCCGAGACGGGCGCGAGTTCGCCCAAAGACATCGGCAGCGTGATGCGTGTGATCATGCCGCGCGTCCAGGGTCAAGCGGACGGCAAGCGTGTGAATGCCGTCGTCCGGGATTTGCTCACGTAGCGGAGCCTGCCTCGACGGTCGCCAGCCGCCGCAGGCGTTTCCAGCGGAGTGTCAGGGCGGGCGCGGAAGTGCCCGCTTCGTATTTTCCGGGGTCCCTACGCAACACGTGTTGCATGGGTTAGTTTGGGGGCAGCATGGTGTCTGACGAACAGAACCTTCTACCCGGCCCACGACGAACCAAACGCCTCCTGCATTGGGTACTGGCTGCAGGTCTGCTCGCTGCATTTGTCGGCAGCGGATCGGTCGTGCTCGCCTACGACAGCATCGTCTCGTCCGCTGCGCGGCTGGTGCTGGAAGTCGGCGATGTCTCCCCGCGCGACGTGTTAGCCCCGCGCAGCATCACCTACGAAAGCGACGTCCTGACCGAAGACAAGCGCGAGGCTGCCGCCGCCTCCGTGCGTCCGGTGTACGATCCGCCCGATTCGCGCGTTGAGACGGAACAGATCCAGCTTGCGCGGCAGGTCCTCGACTTCATCGAAAACGTGCGCTACGACGATCTGGCGACCACCGAACAGAAGAAGCAGGACATCACCGCGATCACCGTGCTCAGCCTGAGCGAGAGCGTCGTCGATCAGATGCTCGGTATCGAGGACGAATCGGCATGGCGCGCTGTCGACGCCCAGATCGTGCGCCTGCTAGAGCGCGTAATGAGCGGCGAGATCCGCGAGGACAACATCCAGTCTAAGCGCGAAAACCTGACTAACCTGATCAGCGCGACGTACAGCGAGCCGGAAGTGCAGGTCATTCAGGGCGTGGTCGAGGATCTGGTGCGGGTCAATACCTTTTATAATGACGAGCTGACGCGCCAGCAGCAGACGCGCGCCGCCGAAGACGTGCCCGTCGAGGTCCGTACCTTCGCGCAGGGGCAGATGATCGTGCGCGAAGGCGAGATCGCGACTCCGGCGCACATCGAAGCGCTGGAGCAGTTCGGCCTGCTCGACGCGAGCCATCATCGCACGGCGCGCATCATCAGCGGGCTGTTGGCGATGTGCCTCGCGACGGCGCTGCTGGGCGGCTACATCTTGCGCTTCGAGCGCCATTTGCTGGCGGACCGGCGGATTCTGATCGTCCTGGGCGTGCTGTTTCTGGGATTCATGGTTGGCGCGCGGCTGCTCAACCCGCAGGCGAAGACAGAAGTGTACTACTATCCCGCGACGGCGCTGGCGTTCCTGGTCACGACGCTGGCCGGGCCGCAGTTCGGCATCGTGGTGATCCTGGGGCTGGCCTCTCTGGTGGGCTTCATGGGGCACGGCGTGCTGACGGCGGCGGTGCTCATCGGGTTCTCCGGCACGCTTGGCGTGTTGAGCCTGGGGCGCACGGAGCGACTGAACTCCTACTTTGTCGCGGGCGGCATAGTGAGCCTGAGCAGCGCGTTGATTGCCGTCGCCTTCGCGCTGGGGTCCGAAACGAGTGTGGATCCGTTCGTGCTCGTGTCGCAACTGATCGGCGCGATGCTGAACGGCATGCTGTCCGGTGCGGGGGCGCTGGTCGGCCTCTATTTAATCAGCAGCGTGCTGAATATCCCCAGCAGCCTCAAACTGATCGAGCTGATGCAGCCCAATCACCCGCTGCTCCAGCAGCTTCTACGTGAAGCGCCGG
This sequence is a window from Aggregatilinea lenta. Protein-coding genes within it:
- a CDS encoding histidine triad nucleotide-binding protein; protein product: MEDCIFCRIAAGDIPAQVVYQDDDVVAFRDTNPQAPVHVLVIPREHVPGPLALGDDYAALAGKLVAAAAQVARQEDIADTGYRLVMNEGRQAQQSVFHVHLHVLGGRAMHWPPG
- a CDS encoding GatB/YqeY domain-containing protein — encoded protein: MHPKAAVQETLTAAMRSGDTKRRETLRLLMAAFKQVEVDQRKDLTEDDALAILMSEAKKRRESVEDMQRAGRTDLAEQEQYELTVIEEFLPRQMSDDELRVLAQAAIAETGASSPKDIGSVMRVIMPRVQGQADGKRVNAVVRDLLT
- a CDS encoding HD family phosphohydrolase; translated protein: MVSDEQNLLPGPRRTKRLLHWVLAAGLLAAFVGSGSVVLAYDSIVSSAARLVLEVGDVSPRDVLAPRSITYESDVLTEDKREAAAASVRPVYDPPDSRVETEQIQLARQVLDFIENVRYDDLATTEQKKQDITAITVLSLSESVVDQMLGIEDESAWRAVDAQIVRLLERVMSGEIREDNIQSKRENLTNLISATYSEPEVQVIQGVVEDLVRVNTFYNDELTRQQQTRAAEDVPVEVRTFAQGQMIVREGEIATPAHIEALEQFGLLDASHHRTARIISGLLAMCLATALLGGYILRFERHLLADRRILIVLGVLFLGFMVGARLLNPQAKTEVYYYPATALAFLVTTLAGPQFGIVVILGLASLVGFMGHGVLTAAVLIGFSGTLGVLSLGRTERLNSYFVAGGIVSLSSALIAVAFALGSETSVDPFVLVSQLIGAMLNGMLSGAGALVGLYLISSVLNIPSSLKLIELMQPNHPLLQQLLREAPGTYQHSLQVANLAELGAEQIGANATLVRVAAMYHDIGKILNPFFFVENQVDKANPHDVLNDPYQSARIIIGHVTEGERLARRYRLPHRIHEFIMEHHGTTQVAYFYQQALSREGEGVDIKEFTYPGPRPRSRETAILMLADGCESSVRARRPQTKDDVTETVDFIFDARLRDRQLDDSGLTLGDLRALRTTFVSALQGMFHSRITYPGTPKRQTAKLPAGTENRWLEPKSPPRELPKPTRLHVGIAPVPVDVQAVADELGKKAGSRGLDTLPASDALLDTNGNLARREPAASKLKGSDDE